Proteins from one Faecalibacterium sp. I3-3-33 genomic window:
- a CDS encoding FtsX-like permease family protein, whose product MKIKESPSIILAFHGMLGRKKQTSLLLLLLTLVFSFLTAAVIYSVSSAQVLQDTRCELYGEWQYLRLSDTAADAAQVQGALPASAQVSTVIQNGIVLGADDGVAGGIGTADDTFTQLGRIVPISGNFPTQSDEIAMTTTLLDALGCSYDVGQTVTLKVAANDYDPLAGSGAVMEKAYTLCGVLPAYDVYWNLNGNLTVSGIVAEPLAIDGQKFQTFYYLNAAAPVTASTDPALVANEYAYPQEDTVSSSLRFLLVAAILVSFFAVAQYFLIVLHKRVHTINTFLTLGAKNRDLRLMCLWEALFAGLAAVAAGFALGCGAAAVGLGLQKHLSFLVVPAASLVPLAVLFLLSVLLGALLPAVLVRPQTARPKEKPAKKFRLAQLPLAPQIGVGCAVLLIAVSCLYVGWRVMLPYDLDAPYACLSIKMNGTSGMPFSLKDDLAALPGVEEVSAAIDLTDIYTVTSDKIQSSQMLADIWVKGNGFYTDISNLMQNAKKGTLNTIVCALPEDELRRIAADAGVSDEETETLLAGDSVLTLWGDYYYDPAADEYYQGFQTDGKTLVEPVFAAGDKLSIQYQRYTGQDEAGNDVYRTYTAQLPIAGVVKSARNYTLLTTDRILYNGTVFVSTALYHKMFEGAGSYHMEKEGYSSLNVKLAADNNFSLRRSIASIATRRNGILSADNYDLLSQSYTEGTQSAFLVGILAVFGVLLGCALLVVLNLSAYEVQQQRLSLLLTLGVSPKKLVLSYAKLLLPVIVGTTLLVNIVVYAAVSRIVPIQSILDLIRIHTSGRVFEFHKPVGSQIMVSILLMVFWLSAALLPIFSFIRKKASKGDIL is encoded by the coding sequence ATGAAAATCAAAGAAAGTCCATCAATCATTCTGGCGTTTCATGGGATGCTTGGCCGCAAGAAGCAGACAAGCCTATTGCTGCTTTTGCTGACACTGGTTTTCTCGTTCCTGACAGCGGCGGTGATCTACTCCGTCAGCTCTGCACAGGTATTGCAGGACACCCGCTGTGAGTTATATGGCGAATGGCAGTACCTGCGTTTGTCGGATACTGCTGCGGATGCCGCACAGGTACAAGGCGCCTTGCCTGCATCCGCACAGGTCAGCACAGTGATCCAAAACGGAATCGTTCTCGGTGCAGACGATGGTGTGGCGGGTGGTATCGGAACGGCAGACGATACCTTTACACAGCTGGGACGTATCGTGCCGATCAGCGGTAATTTCCCCACCCAGTCCGATGAGATCGCCATGACGACGACACTGCTGGATGCGCTGGGCTGCTCCTATGACGTAGGGCAGACGGTCACGCTGAAGGTGGCTGCCAATGATTACGACCCGCTGGCAGGCTCCGGCGCAGTGATGGAAAAAGCCTATACCCTGTGCGGTGTTCTGCCTGCCTATGATGTTTATTGGAATCTGAACGGCAACCTGACCGTCAGCGGCATTGTAGCAGAGCCGCTTGCCATAGACGGGCAAAAGTTCCAGACATTTTATTATCTGAATGCAGCCGCACCCGTGACCGCTTCGACCGACCCTGCTTTAGTGGCAAACGAGTATGCCTACCCGCAGGAGGATACCGTTTCATCTTCTTTGCGCTTTTTACTGGTCGCAGCGATTCTGGTCAGCTTTTTTGCGGTGGCGCAGTATTTCCTGATCGTTCTGCACAAGCGTGTACATACTATCAATACCTTCCTGACGCTGGGGGCTAAAAATCGGGATCTCCGGCTCATGTGCCTGTGGGAGGCGCTTTTTGCCGGGCTTGCAGCAGTTGCTGCAGGGTTTGCACTGGGCTGCGGTGCTGCGGCAGTCGGTCTGGGGCTGCAGAAGCACCTTTCGTTCTTAGTGGTCCCCGCTGCATCTCTTGTGCCGTTGGCGGTGTTGTTTCTGCTCTCCGTACTGCTGGGCGCACTTTTGCCTGCGGTGCTGGTTCGCCCGCAGACCGCAAGACCCAAAGAGAAGCCTGCAAAAAAATTCCGCTTGGCACAGCTGCCGCTTGCACCGCAGATCGGTGTCGGCTGCGCGGTATTGCTGATTGCCGTCAGTTGTCTGTATGTCGGCTGGCGTGTCATGCTGCCGTATGATCTGGATGCACCGTATGCCTGTCTGTCCATCAAGATGAACGGAACCTCCGGGATGCCGTTTTCTTTAAAGGATGACCTCGCTGCATTGCCCGGCGTGGAAGAGGTTTCCGCCGCAATTGATCTGACCGATATCTATACCGTGACGTCCGACAAGATCCAGTCCAGCCAGATGCTTGCCGATATCTGGGTCAAGGGCAACGGTTTCTATACGGACATTTCGAACTTGATGCAAAATGCAAAAAAAGGAACGCTGAATACGATCGTCTGCGCCTTGCCGGAGGACGAACTGCGCCGCATTGCCGCAGATGCCGGCGTTTCGGACGAGGAAACAGAGACGCTGCTGGCAGGGGATTCTGTTTTGACCCTGTGGGGAGATTACTATTATGACCCCGCTGCGGATGAATATTATCAGGGCTTCCAAACGGATGGCAAAACGTTGGTTGAACCGGTTTTCGCAGCCGGAGACAAGTTGAGCATCCAATACCAGCGTTATACCGGGCAGGATGAAGCCGGGAACGATGTCTACCGGACGTACACCGCCCAGCTGCCCATTGCCGGTGTCGTAAAGTCTGCAAGAAATTACACACTGCTGACAACAGATCGGATCCTCTACAATGGCACGGTTTTTGTCAGCACGGCTCTTTATCATAAAATGTTTGAAGGCGCAGGAAGCTACCATATGGAAAAAGAAGGATACAGCAGCCTGAATGTAAAGCTGGCTGCCGACAATAACTTCTCGCTGCGGCGTTCCATTGCATCCATTGCCACACGCAGAAATGGGATTCTGAGCGCAGACAACTACGATCTGCTCAGCCAGAGCTACACCGAGGGCACACAGAGCGCTTTCCTTGTCGGCATCCTTGCTGTATTCGGGGTCCTTCTGGGGTGTGCGCTGCTGGTGGTTTTGAATCTTTCGGCTTATGAAGTCCAGCAGCAGCGGCTGTCGCTTCTCCTGACGCTGGGCGTTTCCCCGAAAAAACTGGTGCTGTCCTATGCAAAGCTGCTGCTCCCGGTCATCGTTGGGACAACGCTGCTTGTGAACATCGTTGTCTATGCGGCGGTCTCGCGCATCGTTCCGATCCAGAGCATTCTCGACCTGATCCGTATCCATACAAGCGGACGGGTGTTTGAATTCCATAAACCCGTGGGAAGTCAGATCATGGTCAGCATTCTGCTGATGGTGTTCTGGCTGTCCGCAGCGTTGCTGCCGATCTTCTCTTTTATTCGTAAAAAAGCATCCAAGGGGGACATTTTATGA
- a CDS encoding ATP-binding protein has product MIYYFVEFAGSFANIALLVLFVDRLFQKKDLSSRWFYLYIALLIVGQCTLSLFPTWVMTRTIYLLLGGFFLAILFYEAQIWQVIFASAAFFTLIAVVEILAMLLIGLRIPDTAILMQAGAARLIYVVFSNLIQIPLVVLLSHFFSRKESVLRILWLLPIIAIQIASIAVCYVVQYHAADENFPDYLIGLMVVLLLMNILIVFYVEALRKNEQEKFRAEFNEQQYRLQMEYYQQLKERQEETRALWHDIKKYILAMQAVAGRGNSEELHKIVRDATDAFERSKNISTIGNPVVDALLNQCLHTAEENGIKVTLDVTIPEVLSISPLSLSILIGNTFDNAIEACCGLPPEQRKIHLQLRKQYRSLFYRLDNPYSGTSRSLRVGSHHGYGLKNVKRVVRESDGDFYAEKKNGTFTVKVRLNCEN; this is encoded by the coding sequence ATGATATATTATTTTGTTGAATTTGCCGGGAGTTTTGCTAACATTGCGCTGCTTGTGCTTTTCGTTGACCGTTTATTCCAGAAAAAAGATTTATCTTCACGATGGTTCTATCTTTATATTGCGCTTCTAATCGTGGGGCAATGTACATTGAGCTTATTTCCCACTTGGGTGATGACACGAACGATTTACCTTCTGCTGGGAGGTTTTTTTCTGGCAATTCTGTTTTATGAAGCACAAATATGGCAAGTTATCTTTGCAAGTGCTGCGTTTTTTACGCTGATTGCAGTGGTCGAGATCCTCGCAATGCTCCTTATCGGACTGCGCATCCCAGACACAGCGATTCTAATGCAAGCGGGAGCAGCCAGACTGATCTATGTGGTATTCTCAAATTTGATACAGATTCCATTGGTTGTTTTGCTCTCGCATTTTTTCAGTCGAAAAGAAAGTGTACTGCGTATTCTTTGGCTGCTGCCGATCATCGCTATCCAAATTGCCAGTATCGCAGTTTGTTATGTGGTACAGTACCATGCAGCGGATGAAAATTTTCCAGACTATCTGATTGGCTTGATGGTGGTACTCCTCTTAATGAATATCCTAATCGTTTTCTATGTAGAAGCTCTCCGAAAAAATGAGCAGGAAAAATTCAGAGCGGAATTTAACGAGCAGCAATATCGCTTGCAGATGGAGTATTACCAGCAGCTAAAGGAACGGCAAGAAGAAACAAGAGCCCTTTGGCACGACATCAAAAAATATATTCTGGCAATGCAGGCGGTGGCGGGGCGTGGGAATTCCGAAGAACTTCACAAAATTGTACGAGATGCAACGGATGCCTTTGAACGTTCCAAAAATATTTCTACGATTGGAAATCCAGTTGTGGACGCACTGTTAAATCAGTGTTTACATACAGCAGAAGAAAACGGCATCAAAGTAACTCTGGACGTAACGATTCCAGAAGTTCTATCTATATCTCCGTTATCTTTAAGCATCCTGATTGGAAACACATTCGACAATGCAATTGAAGCTTGTTGTGGCTTGCCGCCAGAACAACGAAAGATCCATTTGCAGCTGCGCAAACAGTATCGAAGCCTTTTCTACCGCCTTGACAATCCATACAGTGGTACCTCGCGCAGCCTTCGGGTTGGCAGCCACCATGGATATGGGCTGAAAAATGTAAAACGTGTGGTACGGGAAAGCGATGGCGATTTTTATGCCGAGAAAAAGAATGGGACTTTTACCGTGAAAGTTCGATTAAACTGCGAAAATTAA
- a CDS encoding DUF6061 family protein, producing the protein MNKLLSCRYNMDTNRVEAQFNDGTILSIDCIAVEDEYSNTPAQRAELDWLLYNNPLEYAQLVLSGEIEHYLSLGCDHGRMED; encoded by the coding sequence ATGAACAAACTGCTTTCCTGCCGCTACAACATGGACACCAACCGGGTGGAAGCCCAATTTAATGATGGCACTATCCTTTCCATCGACTGTATCGCCGTTGAGGACGAATACAGCAACACCCCTGCGCAGCGAGCAGAACTGGATTGGCTACTATATAATAATCCTTTGGAGTACGCCCAGCTTGTGCTGAGTGGTGAGATTGAGCACTATCTCTCACTTGGTTGCGACCACGGTAGAATGGAAGACTAA
- a CDS encoding DUF6061 family protein: MKRNQNSDHNPPQKVLSCRYNMDTNRLEAQFNDGTILSIDCIAVEDEYGNTPTQRAELDWLLYNKPLEYAQLVLGSEIEHYLSLGCDHGRLED; encoded by the coding sequence ATGAAACGAAATCAGAATTCTGACCATAATCCCCCTCAAAAAGTGCTTTCCTGCCGCTACAACATGGACACCAACCGGCTGGAAGCCCAATTTAATGATGGCACTATTCTTTCCATCGACTGTATCGCCGTTGAGGACGAATACGGCAACACCCCTACGCAGCGAGCAGAGCTAGATTGGCTGCTCTACAACAAGCCCTTGGAGTATGCCCAGCTTGTGCTGGGTAGTGAGATTGAGCATTATCTCTCGCTCGGCTGTGACCATGGCAGATTAGAAGATTGA
- a CDS encoding DUF3847 domain-containing protein encodes MTQPKIDLAYLHNEKAKAEQKLRSCQHREKILERRMSELNRRERVHRLCTRAGMLESFLVCPGELTDDQVMELLKISFRQPEVVLALAKMVHNVHERSNVQNPLE; translated from the coding sequence ATGACCCAACCCAAAATCGACCTTGCCTATCTCCACAACGAAAAAGCCAAAGCAGAGCAGAAGCTGCGCTCTTGTCAGCACCGTGAGAAGATCCTTGAACGCAGGATGTCGGAGCTAAACCGGAGAGAGCGTGTGCATCGTCTTTGCACCCGTGCCGGAATGCTGGAAAGCTTTCTGGTCTGTCCGGGAGAACTGACCGACGATCAGGTGATGGAACTGCTGAAGATCTCGTTCCGTCAACCGGAAGTCGTGCTGGCACTTGCAAAGATGGTGCATAACGTTCACGAACGTAGCAACGTTCAAAACCCTTTAGAATAA
- a CDS encoding LytR/AlgR family response regulator transcription factor: MARYRIAVCDDEPSELEDIVQSVKRYDVHGDFDIENYTDGAVLLSDLQLKKNFFDLLLLDIEMPSNGFQIAQTLTQMEKHPLVIFVTKRHEYAVQGYGIAFRYLVKPLDESLFTAAMDAVVQELNSKHFTVEYEGATLSLETSEIYYLESHGHKVLIHCKGQDLTLRMTIPEALDQLPKRCFASPHKSYLVNMEHIVYATGTTVVLSSGNQLPISRRKRQEFNQSFNAYLGR; the protein is encoded by the coding sequence ATGGCGAGGTATCGAATTGCAGTCTGCGATGATGAACCGTCAGAGCTTGAAGATATTGTTCAAAGCGTCAAGCGATATGATGTCCATGGCGATTTTGACATTGAGAATTACACAGACGGTGCAGTGCTTTTAAGTGATTTGCAGCTAAAAAAGAACTTCTTCGATCTTCTGCTGCTTGATATCGAAATGCCTTCAAACGGATTTCAAATTGCGCAAACCTTAACACAGATGGAAAAGCATCCGTTGGTGATCTTTGTTACAAAACGGCATGAATACGCTGTGCAGGGGTATGGCATTGCGTTCCGTTATCTGGTGAAACCACTTGATGAATCGCTTTTTACTGCTGCAATGGATGCAGTTGTCCAAGAATTGAATTCCAAACACTTTACCGTTGAATATGAAGGAGCTACGCTTTCATTGGAAACGTCAGAAATTTATTATCTGGAAAGCCATGGGCATAAAGTTTTGATTCATTGTAAAGGGCAGGATCTCACTCTGCGAATGACGATTCCAGAAGCCTTAGACCAGTTGCCGAAAAGGTGCTTTGCTTCACCACATAAAAGCTATCTTGTAAATATGGAGCATATTGTCTACGCCACTGGAACGACAGTTGTTCTGTCCAGTGGAAATCAATTGCCGATCAGCCGGAGGAAGCGTCAGGAGTTCAATCAGAGCTTTAACGCTTATTTGGGAAGATGA
- the mobQ gene encoding MobQ family relaxase yields the protein MPCPHFKITIVKRSQGQSAVAGAAYQSGERLFSEYDQKTKFYNKKKELVHAEIMLPSHAPPGYADRATLWNSVEAVENQWNSQLARRIVLAFPVEVPKEQYLSMIKGFCQEQFVSKGMIADFAIHDKGDGNPHAHILLTLRAMDEHGKWLPKARKVYDLDENGERIQLPSGNWKCHKENTVDWNDQKYAEVWRHSWETITNRYLEAVGRPERVDLRSFERQGIQQIPTVHLGPAAHQMEKRGVETFLGNLNRDIRAANSLMQSIRSTIRGLQRWIADLTEKKQLLLDALEKAKEPTLSDLLVDYFNLRNEQRSEWSGKAKLKCTVRDFEEVKRAVDYLKAHSLNTIEDLDTAISNLNQTTAPLRRQLKRNENRMRAIAQIKDAAAVHAKLKPIHDTFIKKNFKLTKDAYAAQHKEELDTFNKAVRTLMKLNGSTSVDFSALDAEFSALQSGSAELHTQLETLQPDISALKNIRKYIDMVLNKQQLSAPGDKTPEKESVLKKLNDSKAALEQKKSQTQPKESEHTL from the coding sequence ATTCCGTGTCCGCATTTCAAAATCACCATCGTCAAGCGCAGCCAAGGTCAGTCCGCTGTTGCCGGGGCCGCTTACCAGAGCGGCGAACGGCTGTTTAGTGAGTACGACCAGAAAACGAAATTTTACAACAAGAAGAAAGAACTTGTCCACGCCGAGATCATGCTGCCGTCCCATGCGCCGCCCGGATATGCAGACCGGGCAACCCTCTGGAATTCCGTAGAAGCCGTGGAAAACCAGTGGAACTCCCAGCTTGCCAGGCGCATCGTGCTGGCGTTTCCGGTGGAAGTCCCGAAGGAGCAGTATCTCTCCATGATAAAGGGATTTTGTCAGGAGCAGTTTGTTTCCAAAGGGATGATCGCTGACTTTGCCATCCACGACAAGGGAGATGGCAACCCACACGCCCACATTCTGCTGACACTCCGGGCAATGGACGAACACGGCAAGTGGCTCCCGAAAGCCCGAAAGGTGTACGACCTTGACGAAAACGGTGAGCGCATTCAGCTTCCTTCCGGCAACTGGAAGTGCCACAAGGAAAACACGGTGGACTGGAACGACCAGAAGTACGCCGAGGTCTGGCGGCATAGCTGGGAAACCATCACCAACCGCTATCTGGAAGCTGTTGGCAGACCGGAACGTGTTGACCTGCGGTCCTTTGAGCGGCAGGGCATCCAGCAGATACCGACCGTGCATCTCGGTCCCGCCGCACACCAGATGGAAAAGCGTGGAGTGGAAACCTTTCTCGGCAATTTGAACCGGGATATTCGTGCTGCCAACAGCCTGATGCAGTCCATTCGCAGCACCATCCGTGGACTGCAACGCTGGATCGCAGACCTGACCGAAAAGAAGCAGCTTCTTCTGGACGCTCTGGAAAAGGCAAAGGAACCCACGCTTTCTGATTTGCTGGTGGACTACTTCAACCTCCGCAACGAGCAGCGCAGCGAATGGTCTGGCAAGGCAAAACTGAAATGCACCGTCCGGGACTTTGAGGAAGTTAAACGGGCTGTGGACTATCTGAAAGCCCATTCTCTGAACACCATCGAGGATTTGGACACTGCAATTTCTAACCTGAATCAGACCACCGCCCCTCTCCGCAGGCAGTTGAAGCGGAACGAAAACCGTATGCGGGCAATCGCCCAGATCAAGGACGCTGCTGCCGTCCATGCCAAGCTGAAGCCCATCCACGACACCTTTATAAAGAAGAACTTCAAGCTGACCAAGGACGCTTATGCTGCCCAGCACAAGGAGGAGTTGGACACCTTCAACAAAGCTGTCCGCACCTTGATGAAGCTGAACGGCAGCACATCGGTGGATTTTTCGGCATTGGATGCCGAATTTTCTGCGCTGCAATCCGGCAGCGCAGAGCTGCACACCCAACTGGAAACCTTGCAGCCGGACATCTCTGCCCTGAAAAATATCCGCAAGTATATTGACATGGTGCTGAATAAGCAACAGCTTTCCGCACCGGGCGACAAGACCCCGGAGAAGGAATCGGTACTGAAAAAGCTGAACGATAGCAAGGCAGCACTTGAACAGAAAAAATCACAGACCCAGCCAAAAGAAAGCGAACACACATTGTAA
- a CDS encoding ABC transporter ATP-binding protein, protein MKDKILEAVQISKTYGEGESVVHALRNSDLTLENGTFASIIGSSGSGKSTLLKILGGLLPPTTGKVLLDGQDIYAMNAEQLAQVRRQKIGFIFQDFRLFPEYTVRDNILIPFYLDHRAPNEQMLHKLTEILGIAGKLHSRPAQLSGGQQQRVAIARALIAKPRIVFADEPTGNLDTRTGEDTMRLLMECAAEFGQTLIVVTHNPEIAQKAQQIIRIEDGQILKGEPQHEKGNLDTQ, encoded by the coding sequence ATGAAAGATAAAATTCTGGAAGCTGTGCAGATCTCCAAAACCTACGGGGAAGGGGAAAGTGTGGTTCACGCCCTCAGAAATAGCGACCTGACCCTTGAAAACGGTACATTTGCGTCCATCATCGGTTCCAGCGGCAGCGGAAAATCCACGCTCCTGAAAATTCTGGGAGGGCTTCTGCCGCCCACTACCGGCAAGGTGCTGCTGGACGGTCAGGACATTTATGCGATGAATGCGGAGCAGCTGGCACAGGTGCGGCGGCAAAAGATCGGCTTTATTTTTCAGGATTTCCGCCTGTTCCCGGAGTACACGGTGCGGGATAATATTCTGATTCCGTTCTATCTGGATCATAGAGCACCGAATGAGCAAATGCTTCACAAGCTGACTGAGATTTTGGGCATTGCGGGCAAGCTGCATTCCCGCCCCGCACAGCTTTCCGGTGGACAGCAGCAGCGTGTGGCGATCGCTCGTGCGCTGATTGCAAAGCCCCGCATCGTTTTTGCAGACGAGCCTACCGGAAATCTGGATACGCGGACGGGTGAGGATACGATGCGGCTGCTGATGGAATGTGCTGCGGAGTTCGGGCAAACGCTTATCGTTGTCACGCATAACCCGGAAATTGCGCAGAAGGCGCAGCAGATCATTCGGATCGAGGATGGACAGATCCTAAAAGGAGAACCGCAACATGAAAAAGGGAATTTGGATACGCAATAA
- the mobQ gene encoding MobQ family relaxase, whose amino-acid sequence MPCPHFKITIVKRSQGQSAVAGAAYQSGERLFSEYDQKTKFYNKKKELVHAEIMLPSHAPPGYADRATLWNAVEAVENQWNSQLARRIVLAFPVEVPKEQYLSMIKEFCQEQFVSKGMIADFAIHDKGDGNPHAHILLTLRAMDEHGKWLPKARKVYDLDENGERIQLPSGYWKCHKENTVDWNDQKYAEVWRHSWEVVTNRYLEAAGRPERVDLRSFERQGIQQIPTVHLGPAAHQMEKRGIETFLGNLNRDIRAANSLMQSIRSTIRGLQHWIADLTEKKQLFLDALEKAKEPTLSDLLVDYFNLRNEQRSDWSDKAKLKCTVRDFEEIRQAVDYLKAHSLNTVEDLNAAIKDLSQTAAPLRKQLKQNENHMQAIAQIKDAAAIHAKLKPIHDTFIKKNFKLAKDAYAAQHKDELDTFNKAVRTLMKLNGSTAVDFSALDAEFSALQSGSAELRSQLETLQPDISALKNIRKYIDMVLNKQQLSASDGKTPEKESVLKKLHEAKATAAPKRPEQQKNTPEL is encoded by the coding sequence ATTCCGTGTCCGCATTTCAAAATCACCATCGTCAAGCGCAGCCAAGGGCAGTCCGCTGTTGCCGGGGCCGCTTACCAAAGCGGCGAACGGCTATTCAGTGAGTACGACCAGAAAACGAAATTCTACAACAAGAAGAAAGAGCTTGTCCATGCCGAGATCATGCTGCCGTCCCATGCGCCGCCCGGATATGCAGACCGGGCAACCCTCTGGAACGCCGTGGAAGCTGTGGAGAACCAGTGGAACTCCCAGCTTGCCAGGCGCATCGTTCTGGCGTTCCCGGTGGAGGTTCCGAAAGAGCAGTATCTTTCCATGATAAAGGAATTTTGTCAGGAGCAGTTTGTTTCCAAAGGGATGATTGCCGACTTTGCCATCCATGACAAGGGAGATGGGAACCCACACGCCCACATTTTGCTGACGCTCCGGGCAATGGATGAACACGGCAAGTGGCTCCCGAAAGCCCGCAAGGTTTACGACCTTGACGAAAACGGCGAGCGCATCCAACTCCCATCCGGCTACTGGAAGTGCCATAAGGAAAACACGGTGGACTGGAACGACCAGAAGTATGCCGAGGTCTGGCGGCACAGCTGGGAAGTTGTTACCAACCGCTATCTGGAAGCCGCTGGCAGACCAGAACGTGTTGACCTACGCTCCTTTGAGCGGCAGGGCATCCAGCAGATACCGACCGTGCATCTCGGCCCCGCTGCTCACCAGATGGAAAAGCGAGGAATCGAAACCTTTCTCGGAAATCTCAACCGGGATATTCGCGCCGCCAACAGCTTGATGCAGTCCATCCGCAGCACCATCCGTGGTCTGCAACACTGGATCGCAGACCTGACCGAAAAGAAGCAGCTTTTTCTGGATGCTCTGGAAAAAGCGAAGGAACCCACGCTGTCCGACTTGTTGGTGGATTACTTCAACCTTCGCAACGAGCAGCGCAGCGATTGGTCTGACAAGGCAAAACTGAAATGCACTGTCCGGGACTTTGAGGAAATTCGGCAGGCAGTGGACTACCTGAAAGCCCACTCGCTGAACACGGTCGAGGACTTGAATGCTGCAATCAAAGACCTGAGCCAAACCGCTGCCCCGCTACGCAAGCAGCTGAAGCAGAACGAGAACCATATGCAGGCAATCGCCCAGATCAAGGATGCTGCTGCCATCCATGCCAAGCTGAAGCCCATCCACGATACCTTTATCAAGAAGAACTTCAAACTCGCCAAGGATGCTTATGCCGCCCAGCACAAGGATGAACTGGACACGTTCAATAAAGCTGTCCGCACCCTGATGAAGCTGAACGGCAGCACAGCGGTGGATTTTTCGGCATTGGATGCCGAATTTTCTGCGCTGCAATCCGGCAGCGCAGAGCTGCGCAGCCAACTGGAAACTTTGCAGCCGGACATCTCCGCTTTGAAAAATATCCGCAAGTATATCGACATGGTGCTGAATAAGCAGCAGCTTTCCGCATCGGACGGCAAGACCCCGGAGAAAGAATCTGTGCTGAAGAAGCTGCATGAAGCCAAAGCCACCGCCGCCCCGAAGAGACCGGAGCAGCAGAAGAACACACCGGAACTTTAA